The following proteins are encoded in a genomic region of Desulfonatronum thiodismutans:
- a CDS encoding putative bifunctional diguanylate cyclase/phosphodiesterase, with protein MMYDTVASPKTTATCVENATREPAERHFCNLGWAHRGLAMIAADGHVLDANKAFYEILNSGIAQPARSDKDLDVDEHQLSRSESLRALLRILSEKGSASRLQVEVPCTQNGRRHLLLDAHRVDNGSPRDHAFLVMIEDVERHEATGCEFYKQAFYDHLTGLPNRTLLMDRVEAALQRSNGKDSLFALAFLDIDDFKKINDSFGHVLGDQVLVHCSRKITHSVRTEDTVARFGGDEFVILLDGVASEREAMHILERVRSNASAPLGARGNDQALACSVSIGMVMSPGYTSALQMLHDADMGMFRAKSEHKGIVLVHTHPDADARSMKSPVKASREHAEIMAQGQPCLLYQPFFRVNDHVLMGFEAKFYWRHPALGLLESANFMPFAAQSGNVEELTRKALDMACTRIRTWNLDHARTPPLTLCMNLTAEQFGRKGFEKTIEFVLAQTGLDEHLLRLEFSRSALSHGDPTGALLMRMKELGVQLAINDDGTGLSTLLYLQRYPFVPIDTLKMNRRVVARLLNNSYHQEMVWATIMLAHSLGVEIVTEGLQNNEQLSLLKEMNCDYAQGDLFSRPLEDKGVDVLLKSTQKTKSATSLRVTSSEPRILH; from the coding sequence ATGATGTACGACACCGTTGCCTCCCCAAAAACAACCGCGACGTGCGTTGAAAACGCCACCCGTGAACCAGCCGAGCGGCACTTTTGCAACCTGGGCTGGGCGCATCGCGGTCTGGCAATGATCGCCGCGGACGGACATGTCCTGGATGCCAACAAGGCTTTCTATGAAATCCTGAACAGCGGCATAGCTCAACCCGCAAGAAGCGATAAAGACTTGGACGTGGACGAGCATCAACTTTCCAGGTCGGAATCGCTTCGTGCCCTATTGCGAATTCTCAGCGAGAAGGGATCGGCATCACGGCTTCAGGTTGAAGTGCCCTGCACCCAGAATGGCCGCCGACACTTGCTTCTGGACGCCCATCGAGTAGACAACGGCTCACCCCGTGACCATGCCTTTTTGGTCATGATCGAAGATGTCGAAAGGCACGAAGCGACCGGGTGCGAATTTTACAAACAAGCGTTTTACGACCACCTCACCGGACTGCCGAACAGAACGTTGCTTATGGACAGGGTCGAGGCGGCGTTGCAGCGTTCAAACGGCAAGGATTCCCTTTTTGCGCTTGCTTTTCTCGATATTGACGACTTCAAAAAAATCAACGACTCCTTCGGCCATGTTCTCGGCGACCAGGTCCTTGTCCATTGTTCCCGCAAAATCACCCACTCGGTGCGCACCGAGGACACGGTAGCACGGTTTGGGGGCGACGAGTTCGTCATCCTCCTGGACGGCGTGGCGAGTGAGCGCGAAGCCATGCACATTCTGGAACGGGTCAGAAGCAACGCATCCGCGCCGCTGGGAGCACGCGGGAATGACCAGGCGTTGGCCTGTTCCGTAAGCATCGGCATGGTCATGTCGCCAGGCTACACCTCGGCCCTTCAAATGCTCCACGATGCCGACATGGGCATGTTCCGGGCAAAATCAGAGCATAAAGGCATCGTTCTGGTTCATACCCATCCGGATGCGGATGCCCGGTCGATGAAGTCTCCGGTGAAGGCCTCTCGTGAACATGCGGAAATCATGGCCCAGGGTCAGCCTTGTCTCCTCTATCAGCCGTTTTTCCGGGTCAATGACCATGTTCTGATGGGCTTTGAGGCCAAGTTTTACTGGCGGCACCCCGCTTTGGGCCTGCTCGAATCAGCGAATTTTATGCCGTTTGCCGCGCAGTCCGGCAACGTCGAGGAGCTGACCCGCAAAGCGCTCGACATGGCCTGCACCCGCATACGGACCTGGAACCTGGATCATGCGCGCACGCCGCCGTTGACCCTCTGCATGAACCTGACCGCCGAACAGTTCGGGCGCAAAGGATTCGAAAAGACGATAGAATTCGTACTCGCTCAAACCGGTCTTGACGAACACCTTCTCAGACTGGAATTCTCACGCTCGGCCTTGAGCCATGGAGACCCTACCGGGGCATTGCTCATGCGCATGAAGGAGTTGGGCGTTCAGTTGGCGATTAATGACGACGGCACGGGGTTATCCACTCTTCTCTATCTCCAACGATATCCTTTCGTGCCCATCGACACCCTCAAAATGAACCGGCGCGTCGTCGCCAGGCTGCTGAACAACTCCTATCATCAGGAAATGGTCTGGGCTACGATCATGCTGGCGCACAGCCTGGGAGTGGAAATCGTTACCGAAGGCCTACAAAACAATGAACAGCTGTCACTCTTGAAAGAGATGAACTGTGACTATGCCCAGGGGGATTTGTTCTCCAGGCCGTTGGAGGACAAAGGCGTCGACGTCCTCTTGAAAAGCACCCAAAAAACCAAATCCGCGACGAGTCTTAGGGTAACCTCTTCTGAACCGCGAATACTTCACTGA
- a CDS encoding AMIN domain-containing protein: MTNQPSLRSFCALAVLALLLLPTPALPSSPAQVFTLELTPGHGQQVLAVALSQKPHSIHTFELGNPARLVMDISPARLPGGKHHIPTDHDLFHGIRAAQFTRQTVRVVLDLNQDALHLVTSRPVAGDQAQHLILVSLLAPEDAAVFADAQPKAPLSPPASKATEQQDPSLAPILHDARSQTESKTPPTQKIILFGDPQTQVSSPDTAQASPWGRMEASGFIMAKGAQELRESSDSQPRTFRNTIRVEGKWTPPTSAAGLAATGSSTTFLLASIQSDYLRFGPDPTWDEHDLELYEGYLFRGAPGWDMRLGRQIVRWGKADQLSPVDNLNPQDLREFIIPDLEDRKIPNWMARVRLFPGAFTLEGIVVPFFEADRFDYSGTKWALLGIDQPGVPIQETKPARNLGNADWGARSAVTMAGWDVALSYLYAWEKSPRLEFSPEDPQGPALRADHHRQHIVGLEFETALDKFGFRGEGAYFHEQSLQTRNLQARPKPVAQYVLGLDYLGEQDWYANIQFSHQHVFNHEPGLLAKRDSYFLNGEVNREFWRGNITLKLGYALDLQDGGSFLTPEAILTYFKNLELSLGVNLFSGSGESLFGPYKDNDQAFFKAKYYF; this comes from the coding sequence ATGACGAACCAGCCGAGCCTGCGATCTTTTTGCGCTCTGGCGGTCCTTGCCCTACTCCTCCTTCCGACTCCGGCCCTGCCCAGCTCACCGGCCCAGGTCTTTACCCTCGAACTCACCCCAGGGCACGGACAGCAAGTTCTGGCCGTGGCCTTATCCCAAAAGCCGCACTCGATCCACACATTTGAACTCGGCAACCCCGCCCGGCTGGTCATGGACATCTCTCCAGCACGGCTTCCTGGGGGGAAACACCATATTCCCACGGACCACGACCTGTTTCACGGCATCCGCGCGGCTCAGTTCACCAGACAAACCGTGCGGGTGGTCCTGGACCTGAACCAGGACGCGCTGCACCTGGTAACCTCCCGCCCCGTAGCGGGCGACCAAGCCCAGCACCTGATTCTGGTCAGCCTGCTTGCGCCCGAGGACGCCGCCGTCTTTGCCGATGCACAGCCCAAGGCACCACTCAGCCCCCCGGCTTCCAAGGCTACAGAGCAACAGGACCCGAGCCTCGCGCCGATCCTCCATGATGCCCGTTCCCAAACAGAGTCCAAGACCCCTCCGACCCAGAAGATCATTTTGTTCGGCGACCCTCAGACCCAAGTGAGTTCGCCCGACACGGCCCAAGCCTCGCCGTGGGGGCGCATGGAGGCCTCGGGCTTCATCATGGCCAAGGGGGCTCAGGAATTGCGGGAATCCAGCGATAGCCAGCCGCGGACATTTCGCAACACCATCAGGGTTGAGGGGAAGTGGACCCCGCCGACATCCGCCGCAGGCCTCGCGGCAACCGGTTCCTCGACCACATTTCTCCTGGCCTCGATCCAGTCCGACTATCTCAGGTTCGGCCCCGATCCCACATGGGACGAACACGACCTGGAACTCTACGAAGGCTACCTGTTCCGGGGCGCGCCGGGCTGGGACATGCGCCTGGGCAGACAGATCGTGCGCTGGGGCAAGGCGGACCAGCTCAGCCCGGTGGACAATCTCAACCCTCAGGACTTGCGTGAATTCATCATCCCGGACCTGGAGGACCGCAAAATCCCGAATTGGATGGCCAGGGTCCGTCTGTTTCCAGGGGCTTTCACCCTGGAGGGCATTGTTGTGCCTTTTTTTGAAGCGGACAGGTTCGATTATTCCGGCACGAAATGGGCACTGCTGGGTATCGACCAGCCCGGTGTTCCCATCCAAGAGACCAAGCCCGCACGGAACCTGGGCAACGCGGATTGGGGCGCACGCTCGGCCGTAACCATGGCCGGCTGGGATGTGGCCCTGAGCTACCTGTATGCCTGGGAAAAATCCCCGCGCTTGGAATTCAGTCCGGAAGATCCTCAAGGCCCAGCCCTCCGAGCCGACCACCATCGACAGCACATTGTCGGCCTGGAATTCGAAACAGCCCTGGATAAATTCGGATTCCGAGGTGAAGGCGCGTATTTCCACGAACAATCCCTGCAGACCCGAAACTTGCAGGCCCGGCCCAAGCCCGTGGCCCAATACGTCCTCGGCCTGGACTACCTGGGCGAACAGGACTGGTACGCCAACATTCAGTTCTCGCACCAGCATGTGTTCAACCATGAGCCGGGGCTGCTGGCCAAACGCGACAGCTACTTTCTCAACGGGGAAGTCAATCGGGAGTTCTGGCGGGGCAATATCACGCTCAAGCTGGGCTACGCCCTGGATCTCCAGGACGGCGGCTCCTTCCTGACCCCGGAAGCCATCCTGACCTACTTCAAAAACCTTGAACTTTCCCTTGGGGTCAACCTGTTCTCTGGATCAGGCGAGTCCCTCTTCGGTCCATACAAGGACAACGATCAGGCCTTTTTC
- a CDS encoding protein-tyrosine phosphatase family protein: MSDTGAYPVYWVTPNLATGPAPMSYDHLDHLRAEGVDAILNLCAEYCDLHDIEFKQGFEVHYLPIEDEETPQLQALEEALAWLDEAIYLGKKVYVHCRHGIGRTGTVISAYLLRRGLGSKLVKQKIKKLRSQPANFDQWWLVRKIGKKEGRLTIREPSLEWKSLVDLSPFFADHEALLSEIDIRLREQGAVALCGADHSACCSRCDVEVSLVEAAHLTHHLNRKMHSAQRLEVIEQCGEMSRACRALRNRSREPSESDSRPMTTQSHICPLSREGRCLIFSSRPLSCRFSDLPETSAETAFINHCQDRTEELSQGLFLALAGKFSHSKRVSFPLIDVVSGRFIQSFFHLLSGQDAVPEAKTKVPPSEYGTIL; this comes from the coding sequence ATGAGCGACACTGGAGCATATCCCGTCTACTGGGTCACCCCGAATCTGGCCACCGGACCGGCACCCATGTCCTACGACCACCTGGACCATCTCCGGGCCGAAGGCGTGGACGCTATTCTGAACCTGTGCGCTGAATACTGCGACCTGCACGACATCGAATTCAAGCAGGGCTTCGAGGTCCACTACCTGCCCATCGAGGACGAGGAAACCCCGCAACTCCAGGCATTGGAAGAAGCCCTGGCCTGGCTGGACGAGGCCATCTACCTGGGCAAGAAGGTCTACGTCCATTGCCGCCACGGCATCGGACGGACCGGAACAGTCATCTCCGCCTATCTCCTGCGGCGGGGCTTGGGCAGCAAGCTGGTCAAGCAGAAGATCAAGAAGCTGCGCTCCCAGCCGGCCAATTTCGATCAATGGTGGCTGGTGCGTAAGATCGGCAAGAAGGAAGGCCGACTGACCATCCGGGAGCCCTCTCTGGAATGGAAGTCCCTGGTGGACCTGAGCCCCTTCTTCGCGGACCATGAAGCCCTGCTTTCCGAGATTGACATTCGCCTGCGGGAACAAGGCGCCGTCGCCCTCTGCGGGGCCGACCATTCCGCCTGCTGTTCCCGCTGCGACGTGGAGGTATCCCTGGTCGAAGCGGCCCATTTGACGCACCATTTGAACCGGAAAATGCACAGCGCTCAACGGTTGGAGGTCATTGAGCAGTGCGGAGAGATGTCCCGGGCCTGTCGCGCTCTTCGCAACCGCTCCAGAGAGCCAAGCGAAAGCGACTCCCGGCCCATGACTACGCAAAGTCACATCTGTCCGCTCTCCAGGGAGGGACGCTGCCTGATTTTTTCCTCTCGCCCTCTGTCATGCAGGTTTTCCGACCTGCCGGAGACTTCCGCCGAAACCGCATTCATCAACCATTGCCAGGACCGTACCGAGGAATTATCCCAGGGACTGTTTCTGGCCCTGGCAGGAAAATTTTCCCACAGCAAGCGCGTCTCCTTTCCCTTGATCGACGTGGTTTCCGGAAGGTTCATTCAGTCTTTTTTCCATCTTTTGTCCGGCCAGGATGCCGTTCCAGAAGCCAAAACAAAGGTTCCACCTAGCGAATACGGAACCATCCTTTGA
- a CDS encoding PAS domain-containing sensor histidine kinase has translation MQTSHGRLVLQHTSPLLPMLKTKDPSKSTTADHNGLVAFPDGKTLSSTPSLVREYGELPKLLEILHEPVLILDGVFNIAYVNRAFSKLSGFEPMDVLGKPLGLLFSTKDFQNIHRRMQEYLHNGKNIHIQSVFLLKKESKIHVSMSCSPISKEGKSCNGVFISISDSTERQLLNNIFYNGKREWEKTADVVQDYIIVADENNLIKRVNVSLAKKLNLHPRELVGNHCDAFFDFCLPHLSNIPISRIFDRNNIISRYIYSNILNAHLHVSLHTIIDDELNNKYIIYIAKNKNKEKTVKNSFFIAKRELESIIAKKTKDLVQANKDLMLHIQEKNAIQKDKFKLASIIEQSDVGIILTDIQWTIKYTNHAFTQITGIEKDGITQDNRYRLLDFLGEPFSERKKMDSLLRSKGALNGRLTKHRHNGSRYEIDVRILPLKDQEGLITNYYAIIRDITQEVLLEKRIRNAEKMEVIGTFAAGIAHDFNNILGGITGSIELAMDEIDNDSIAYKDLVDALQHSENAKKIIKEILSFRHHDSAPVYPIDLRATLQEVMVMIQKIMPKDIRLVQEYDSSDWMTLGNSNQIQQVMMNLCTNAAHAMNNQGDIHIKLFEEKVHSLIHANQNSLRAGDYIHISVEDSGCGIQKDILERIFEPFFTTKKMSGGTGIGLAVVATIINRLGGAVLVDSIPNKGSTFHVYIPRYIP, from the coding sequence TTGCAAACCTCACACGGTCGTCTCGTGCTCCAGCATACATCACCTCTGCTCCCAATGCTCAAAACCAAAGATCCCTCGAAATCGACGACTGCTGACCACAACGGTCTAGTCGCGTTTCCTGATGGAAAGACGTTATCTTCGACTCCGTCCTTGGTCAGAGAGTATGGAGAACTGCCTAAACTTCTGGAAATTTTGCATGAGCCCGTCCTCATCCTCGATGGAGTGTTTAATATTGCCTATGTAAACCGTGCCTTTTCCAAGCTTTCGGGCTTTGAGCCAATGGATGTTCTTGGCAAGCCCCTCGGCTTACTTTTTAGCACAAAAGATTTTCAGAACATTCATCGCAGGATGCAAGAATATCTGCATAATGGAAAAAATATCCACATACAAAGTGTGTTCCTGCTCAAGAAAGAATCAAAAATACATGTATCAATGTCTTGCTCGCCGATTTCTAAAGAAGGAAAGAGTTGCAACGGAGTATTTATTTCGATTTCAGACAGTACTGAAAGACAACTTTTAAATAATATTTTTTATAATGGAAAAAGAGAATGGGAAAAAACTGCTGATGTTGTCCAGGACTACATAATCGTAGCTGACGAAAATAATTTGATCAAGCGTGTAAACGTATCACTTGCCAAAAAACTCAATCTACATCCACGAGAGCTTGTTGGAAATCATTGCGATGCATTCTTTGATTTTTGCCTTCCTCATCTTTCAAATATTCCCATATCAAGAATATTTGATAGAAATAACATAATAAGTCGATATATCTACTCTAACATCCTAAATGCACATCTTCATGTAAGCCTGCACACAATTATAGATGATGAATTAAATAACAAATATATAATTTATATCGCAAAAAACAAAAACAAAGAGAAAACAGTCAAAAATTCATTCTTTATCGCCAAAAGAGAGTTGGAAAGCATTATAGCAAAGAAAACCAAAGACCTTGTACAGGCAAATAAAGACTTAATGCTGCATATCCAAGAGAAGAACGCCATACAAAAAGACAAGTTTAAATTAGCATCTATTATTGAACAGTCAGATGTTGGAATTATACTCACTGACATACAATGGACAATTAAATATACAAACCATGCATTTACCCAAATCACCGGGATAGAAAAAGACGGAATTACGCAAGATAATCGCTATAGATTACTTGATTTTCTTGGAGAACCATTTTCGGAGCGGAAAAAAATGGATTCTCTCCTGCGCAGCAAAGGTGCCTTGAATGGGCGCCTGACCAAGCATCGTCACAATGGTTCCCGTTATGAAATCGATGTGAGAATCCTCCCCTTGAAAGACCAAGAAGGGCTCATCACGAACTACTACGCGATCATTAGAGACATCACGCAAGAAGTGCTCCTGGAAAAGCGCATCAGAAATGCCGAGAAAATGGAAGTGATCGGCACTTTCGCGGCTGGGATTGCCCACGATTTCAACAACATTCTTGGAGGGATCACAGGTTCGATTGAGTTGGCCATGGATGAAATTGACAACGACAGCATCGCGTATAAAGATCTTGTGGATGCCCTCCAGCATTCCGAAAATGCAAAAAAAATTATCAAGGAAATCCTGTCCTTCAGACACCATGACTCCGCACCTGTCTATCCCATTGACTTAAGAGCCACTTTACAGGAAGTCATGGTGATGATTCAAAAAATAATGCCCAAGGATATTCGCCTTGTCCAAGAGTATGACTCTAGCGACTGGATGACCTTGGGAAACAGCAATCAAATCCAGCAAGTCATGATGAATTTATGCACAAACGCAGCTCACGCAATGAATAATCAAGGCGATATTCATATAAAACTATTTGAGGAAAAGGTTCATTCTTTAATTCATGCCAATCAAAACTCTCTTCGTGCTGGAGATTATATTCACATTTCCGTAGAAGATTCAGGCTGCGGGATCCAAAAAGATATTTTAGAAAGAATATTTGAACCGTTCTTTACAACAAAGAAAATGTCCGGAGGTACGGGCATAGGGCTTGCGGTGGTTGCCACCATTATCAACAGGTTAGGCGGAGCTGTACTTGTTGACAGCATTCCAAACAAGGGCAGTACTTTTCATGTCTATATACCTCGCTATATTCCATAA
- a CDS encoding type I restriction enzyme HsdR N-terminal domain-containing protein produces MHEVSLGQSIEDYLTGEELELTTYEDLRQGLARLLVEEKGYPKANLSPRVAIRFQVDDKPFSRNVDILVRDEQGRPALALLFCSGTPETYTREAVYAARLLPDGPAPLAIVTDSKDAKLLSTANGKPLADGFAAIPSWEQLQNLLTEHPAPDLDPNRLAREQRVFYMYSGFLEGCCGQECSV; encoded by the coding sequence GTGCATGAAGTAAGCCTTGGTCAAAGTATTGAAGACTATCTCACGGGAGAAGAACTGGAATTGACCACCTACGAAGACCTGCGCCAGGGCTTGGCCCGGCTGCTGGTGGAGGAAAAAGGCTATCCCAAGGCCAATCTCTCTCCGCGGGTGGCCATCCGGTTCCAAGTGGACGACAAGCCCTTTTCCCGCAACGTGGACATCCTGGTCCGCGACGAGCAAGGTCGACCGGCTCTGGCCCTGCTCTTCTGCTCCGGCACGCCGGAGACATACACACGGGAAGCGGTATATGCCGCCAGACTGCTGCCCGACGGCCCGGCCCCCCTGGCCATCGTCACGGACAGCAAGGACGCAAAGCTCCTCAGCACCGCCAACGGCAAGCCCCTGGCCGACGGCTTTGCCGCCATCCCCTCCTGGGAGCAACTGCAAAACCTCCTCACCGAACATCCGGCCCCGGACCTGGATCCGAATCGCCTGGCCCGCGAACAGCGTGTCTTTTACATGTACAGTGGTTTTCTGGAAGGCTGTTGCGGTCAGGAATGCTCCGTCTGA
- a CDS encoding SDR family oxidoreductase produces the protein MTTNSYQNIQNELRRTPKTWLVTGVAGFIGSNLLESLLNMNQQVVGLDNFSTGYQKNLDQVHALVGDASWSGFRFIEGDIRDMDICRNAVHKVDYVLHQAALGSVPRSLEDPIEANANNVTGFLNMLTAARDAQVSRFVYAASSSTYGDHPGLPKVEDAIGKPLSPYAVTKYVNELYAEVFASCYSFKSIGLRYFNIFGPRQDPDGAYAAVIPKWFAALLQGEIPFINGDGKTSRDFCYVDNAVQANILAACAKDDQAPDQIYNVAFGQRTTLNELFGYIRDLVAPRNPAISAIHPEYRDFRPGDVRHSLADVSKAARLLGYAPEYSVNEGLKLAASWYIDNMMK, from the coding sequence ATGACGACCAATTCCTATCAAAATATTCAAAATGAACTGCGACGTACGCCGAAAACCTGGCTGGTCACCGGCGTCGCCGGATTCATCGGCTCAAACCTTTTAGAATCTTTGCTCAACATGAACCAGCAGGTTGTCGGCCTGGACAACTTTTCCACCGGGTATCAAAAAAACCTGGACCAGGTACACGCCCTTGTCGGCGACGCGTCTTGGAGCGGATTCCGTTTCATCGAGGGGGATATCCGCGATATGGACATCTGCCGGAATGCCGTTCACAAGGTAGACTACGTTCTGCATCAAGCCGCTCTGGGCAGCGTCCCCCGCTCCCTCGAGGATCCCATCGAGGCCAACGCCAACAACGTCACCGGGTTCTTGAACATGCTCACGGCCGCACGAGACGCCCAGGTGAGCCGCTTCGTCTACGCGGCCTCCAGCTCCACCTACGGCGACCACCCCGGCCTGCCCAAGGTCGAGGACGCCATCGGCAAGCCCTTGTCTCCCTACGCCGTGACCAAATACGTCAACGAATTATACGCCGAAGTCTTCGCCTCTTGCTATTCCTTCAAATCCATCGGGCTGCGTTATTTCAACATTTTCGGCCCTCGCCAGGACCCGGACGGGGCCTACGCCGCGGTGATCCCCAAATGGTTCGCGGCCCTGCTTCAGGGAGAGATCCCGTTCATCAACGGTGACGGCAAAACCAGCCGGGATTTCTGCTATGTGGACAACGCGGTACAGGCCAATATTCTGGCGGCCTGCGCCAAAGATGATCAAGCCCCGGACCAAATTTACAACGTGGCCTTTGGGCAACGCACCACCCTGAACGAACTTTTCGGATACATCCGTGACTTGGTCGCACCCCGAAATCCGGCGATCTCAGCCATTCACCCGGAGTACCGCGACTTTCGCCCCGGAGACGTACGCCACTCCCTGGCGGACGTCTCCAAAGCCGCACGCCTGCTGGGCTATGCTCCTGAATACTCGGTGAACGAAGGGCTGAAATTAGCCGCTAGCTGGTATATCGACAACATGATGAAATAA
- a CDS encoding sigma-54-dependent transcriptional regulator — MARVLIIDDDPAICIALSKKITRMGHDAQTAQTLREGLEKAASHEHDVIYLDVRLPDGNGLEALPKINQGILAPEVIIITGESDPDGAELAIRSGAWDYIQKPSTLKSMVFPLMRALQYREKKKASGSLKALNTNGIIGSSPNMKACLNHLAQAASCEMSVLITGETGTGKELFARAIHNNSSRANAPFVIVDCAALSEHIVEAELFGAVKGAYTGATASREGMIIQADGGTLFLDEVGELPLHVQKIFLRVLQEHRFRQVGGTKEISSNFRLLCATNRNLDNMVTEGGFRQDLLYRLQSMQIELPSLRDRPEDIVGLAMHRMTSTCDHYKIPTKGMSPEFIEALRIYKWPGNVRELFNTMDSALLTNHGEAVLYPEHLPINLRVKIKRATLKKNTHGGGIIEQEATGEIQDSVEPGVPDNVLVPSESPLPQEQQASPPQHGQDYLSQDPTASDESEFPHLRELREKTVSVMEKKYLEELYKRSNADIPLALRLSGLSRTRLYELLKKHSMSFQ, encoded by the coding sequence ATGGCTCGGGTATTGATCATTGATGATGATCCAGCAATTTGTATTGCTCTCTCCAAAAAAATTACCCGTATGGGCCATGATGCACAAACCGCACAGACGTTGCGAGAAGGTCTCGAGAAGGCAGCATCACACGAACATGATGTCATATATCTTGATGTTCGCCTTCCCGACGGCAATGGACTGGAAGCTCTGCCCAAAATCAACCAGGGCATCCTCGCCCCGGAAGTTATCATCATTACTGGCGAGTCCGACCCCGACGGAGCGGAACTTGCCATCCGCAGTGGCGCGTGGGATTATATTCAAAAGCCCTCCACTCTGAAATCGATGGTCTTTCCGCTTATGCGCGCCTTGCAATACCGGGAAAAGAAAAAGGCCTCCGGTTCCCTGAAAGCACTCAATACCAACGGTATTATCGGGTCGAGCCCGAACATGAAAGCCTGCCTGAACCATTTGGCTCAAGCCGCTTCGTGCGAAATGTCGGTGCTTATAACAGGAGAGACTGGTACGGGCAAAGAGCTTTTCGCCAGGGCCATCCACAATAACAGCTCCAGGGCGAATGCGCCCTTTGTTATCGTGGATTGTGCCGCCCTTTCAGAGCATATTGTTGAAGCTGAACTTTTTGGCGCGGTCAAAGGAGCCTATACAGGAGCCACCGCCTCTCGCGAGGGGATGATTATCCAGGCCGATGGAGGCACCCTGTTCCTCGACGAAGTGGGGGAACTGCCCTTGCATGTCCAGAAGATATTCTTGCGGGTCCTTCAAGAACATCGGTTCAGACAAGTTGGAGGAACCAAGGAAATATCAAGCAATTTCAGGTTACTCTGTGCCACTAACAGAAATTTGGATAATATGGTTACGGAAGGAGGCTTCCGCCAGGACTTGCTGTACCGGCTCCAGTCCATGCAGATCGAACTCCCCTCTTTGCGCGACAGGCCGGAAGACATCGTTGGACTTGCCATGCATCGAATGACAAGCACTTGTGATCACTACAAAATACCCACAAAAGGGATGTCCCCGGAATTCATTGAAGCGCTACGGATTTATAAATGGCCAGGCAATGTCAGGGAGCTTTTCAACACCATGGACAGCGCCCTGCTCACCAATCACGGCGAGGCAGTCCTCTACCCTGAACACCTGCCCATAAACCTGCGAGTAAAAATCAAGCGGGCCACTCTGAAAAAGAACACGCACGGCGGGGGGATAATCGAACAGGAAGCCACCGGGGAAATTCAAGACTCTGTTGAGCCTGGAGTACCCGACAATGTCCTGGTCCCTTCGGAGAGCCCTTTGCCTCAGGAGCAGCAGGCCTCTCCACCTCAGCATGGGCAAGACTATCTGTCCCAGGACCCGACAGCGTCGGACGAAAGCGAATTCCCGCATCTTCGGGAGCTGAGGGAAAAAACCGTCAGCGTCATGGAAAAGAAATACCTTGAAGAGCTTTACAAACGATCAAATGCCGATATCCCCCTGGCCTTGCGCCTTTCAGGTCTTTCTCGAACCAGGTTGTACGAACTGCTCAAGAAGCACTCCATGTCCTTTCAATAG
- a CDS encoding outer membrane lipoprotein-sorting protein, which produces MRSSLLPRPFFFTLFAFISCLSCFFSTPTQAQPSGRDLAQLVHDRYVGDDAVSRQIMELIPTRGQKRIRELTISGVDRGTVRKTLIRFISPADINGTGFLSIENEQGGTDQFLYLPALNRTRRVVAGQKGRSFVNTDFTYEDMERRPVDDSEHVVIGEEPLGGVDCWILESRPKPGTDSQYSMVRAWVAQDMHLPLRVDFFAEGEEPVKRYSVLQLENIQDIWTETKVTMEDLHSGHQTVLETTEIRYNTGLPDNAFTQQALETW; this is translated from the coding sequence ATGCGATCATCCCTTCTCCCTCGTCCCTTCTTCTTTACCCTGTTTGCCTTCATTTCCTGCCTTTCCTGCTTTTTTTCGACTCCCACGCAGGCCCAGCCTTCGGGTCGGGACCTCGCCCAGTTGGTCCATGACCGCTATGTGGGCGACGACGCCGTCTCCCGTCAGATCATGGAACTCATCCCAACCAGAGGCCAAAAGCGGATCCGTGAATTGACCATTAGCGGCGTGGACCGAGGTACGGTGCGCAAAACCTTGATCCGGTTCATCTCGCCCGCGGACATCAACGGAACGGGCTTCTTGTCCATCGAAAACGAGCAAGGCGGCACGGACCAGTTCCTGTACCTACCGGCCCTGAACCGCACCAGACGCGTTGTCGCCGGCCAGAAAGGCCGCAGCTTCGTGAACACCGATTTCACTTACGAGGACATGGAACGTCGACCAGTTGATGACTCGGAACACGTCGTCATCGGCGAGGAGCCATTGGGAGGCGTGGACTGCTGGATACTGGAAAGCCGACCGAAACCCGGCACGGATTCACAATATTCCATGGTCCGCGCCTGGGTGGCCCAGGATATGCATTTGCCTCTGCGGGTGGATTTTTTTGCCGAAGGCGAAGAGCCGGTTAAACGCTACTCCGTGCTTCAACTTGAAAACATCCAGGACATCTGGACCGAGACAAAAGTAACCATGGAAGACCTGCACTCCGGCCATCAGACCGTCCTGGAAACCACGGAAATCCGCTACAACACGGGCCTCCCAGACAACGCCTTCACCCAGCAGGCTTTGGAGACATGGTAG